The sequence CGTATAGGACTCAATTTATCGTGTTATCTCTCTTCCCGCTTTCCAAAACTATGAAAGGCGGGATCCCATAAAGTGGGACTTTGCTTCTTTCTCTGGCTACAGAGAAAAAAGAGTGGTTTGGCATAATTCAAACTGAGACATCACCATCCCCCCCTCCTTCCTTGACTCAGCGCCTAAAAATTCGTACTTTTCATAGAATATCGGCGTTTTTTCATACCGGGCAGATTGACAATGACTGAGAGCTTGAACGAACGGGAAAGAACGATCTTACGGAGCATTATTTACAGCTTCATCCAGACCGCTACGCCTGTCGGCTCCCGTTATATTTCGAAGAGACACGGCCTCGACCTGAGTCCTGCGACCGTTCGCAACGTCATGTCCGATCTGGAATTTTTGGGATACATCGACCACCCGCACACCTCGGCGGGAAGAATTCCGACGGACAAAGGCTACAGGTTTTACGTCGATTCGTTGATCGAGCTGGAAACTCTTTCGGAACAGGACCGGACCGCCATTCAATCCCAGATCCACGGGAGCGCCGATCCCGACGAAGTGCTGAAAGAAACATCAAAAATTTTGGGAACGATCTCGCACCAGCTGGGAATCGTCTCCACGCCCCGTGTGAGCGCCGGAGTCTTCGATAAGCTCGAACTGGTCTCGGTTTCCGCCTCAAAGGTGATGGTCATAATCTCCATCCGCTCCGGTTTGGTGAAGACGATCATGATGGAAGTTCATTCCGAGATCCCCAAAATAAAGCTGGAAGAGGTGAGCAGGATTCTCAACGAACGGCTTTCCGGCCTGACCTTGCGGCAGATCAGGCGAACCTTCCGCGACCGCGTCCGGGACATGCAGAACGAAGAGACGGGTTTGATACGATTGTTCGTCGAATCGGTCGACAAGGTCTTCGACGAGGCGCGCAACAAGGACAAGGTCCATATCGGGGGGACGCAGAGCCTGCTGTCGCAGCCGGAGTTCAACAGCGCCGACAATTTCCGCGGCATCATCGAACTGCTGGATAATGAGGACATCATCGTTCATATTCTGGAAAAAAAAGAATTTGGAGAAGGAAATATTTCGGTCTCGATCGGGTCCGAAAATCAGGAAGAAAAGATGCGGGAACTGAGCGTTGTCACCTCCCAATATGCCGCGGGGGATGTCAGCGGCACGGTCGGCATCATTGGCGCAAAGAGGATGGATTATTCGAAGATGATCCCCCTCGTCGACTATATGGCGAAGCTTATCTCGATGGCCCTGCGGCCGTAAGCGATCGCGAACACATACATCCGTATTGATTCAATCCAAGGAAACATGCCGGAAGAGAATAACGACATCAAGAAAGAACAGACGGTAGACGGAGCGCCGGAAACGGCGCAGCCGGCCGACAAAAAGCCGGAGAGTGCGGTGCTGAACGAAAAAATAGCCGATTTAGAGAGGCAGGCTGCCCAGTTGAAGGACCAGCTCCTTCGCAAAGCGGCGGAATTCGACAATTACAAGCGGCGTACGGAGAACGATTTTTCTTCGCTCACAAGATTCGCCGCCGAGAATATCATTACCCAGCTCGTCCCGGTCCTCGACGACCTCAACCGCTCGCTGAAGAGCGGCAAGGAAAAATCCGGGAACGATCCTTTCTACAAAGGGGTCGAGCTGATCTATGCGAAATTTCTCAAGGTCCTCGAAGCCCAGGGGTTGAAGGCGATGGATGTTGTCGGCCAGGAATTTAACGTCGATGTGCACGACGCGCTCATGCAGATGCCGCGTACCGACGTCCCTCCGCACACGGTGCTCGAGGAGGTGGAAAAAGGGTACCTGCTGTTCGACAAAGTGATACGGCATGCCAAGGTGATCGTCTCCTCGGCGCCGGCGGAAGCGCCCGTCCAGCAGACAAAGACGGAGAATTTTGAAGACTGAGTATGGCAACGAAACGTGATTTTTACGAGGTGCTCGGCGTTCCGCGGACCGCGTCCCAGGACGAAATAAAA is a genomic window of Bacteroidota bacterium containing:
- the hrcA gene encoding heat-inducible transcriptional repressor HrcA codes for the protein MTESLNERERTILRSIIYSFIQTATPVGSRYISKRHGLDLSPATVRNVMSDLEFLGYIDHPHTSAGRIPTDKGYRFYVDSLIELETLSEQDRTAIQSQIHGSADPDEVLKETSKILGTISHQLGIVSTPRVSAGVFDKLELVSVSASKVMVIISIRSGLVKTIMMEVHSEIPKIKLEEVSRILNERLSGLTLRQIRRTFRDRVRDMQNEETGLIRLFVESVDKVFDEARNKDKVHIGGTQSLLSQPEFNSADNFRGIIELLDNEDIIVHILEKKEFGEGNISVSIGSENQEEKMRELSVVTSQYAAGDVSGTVGIIGAKRMDYSKMIPLVDYMAKLISMALRP
- a CDS encoding nucleotide exchange factor GrpE produces the protein MPEENNDIKKEQTVDGAPETAQPADKKPESAVLNEKIADLERQAAQLKDQLLRKAAEFDNYKRRTENDFSSLTRFAAENIITQLVPVLDDLNRSLKSGKEKSGNDPFYKGVELIYAKFLKVLEAQGLKAMDVVGQEFNVDVHDALMQMPRTDVPPHTVLEEVEKGYLLFDKVIRHAKVIVSSAPAEAPVQQTKTENFED